Genomic DNA from Capsicum annuum cultivar UCD-10X-F1 unplaced genomic scaffold, UCD10Xv1.1 ctg53909, whole genome shotgun sequence:
AAGGGGTTGCTTGGGATGAACAAAGACAAGCAAAATGTAGGCATGTTGAATTCCTCTGTAAAGAGAGACAAGAAAAGATGGAGCTTTAGGAGGAAGTCTTCTAAAGAATCTACTAGTGAGAATCTAGTGAACTTTTCGGGGAGTGTCCCTGAGGTGGATACTAATTGGCTGAAATCTTACATATCTGAGAATGAAACGGAGCAGAGGAAGCATGCAATTGCTGTGGCTGCGGCTGCAGGCG
This window encodes:
- the LOC124893113 gene encoding protein IQ-domain 26-like produces the protein MGKATRWFKGLLGMNKDKQNVGMLNSSVKRDKKRWSFRRKSSKESTSENLVNFSGSVPEVDTNWLKSYISENETEQRKHAIAVAAAAGDAAVAAAQVAVAMVRLTSQGQKST